The genomic interval attattttttcttctccccaacccaaattaaaattaaattcaacattttaattttacttacaattttcttttcttttttttcatcttaAAAAATTTCTAGAGATCAACCTATTTCACGTCGGAAATTCAATTTTTTCGAAAATGAAATTCTTAACCTGAAAAATTAACATATCTAGATCCTAATAATATTGGACTTTAAAAAACGTTATttctgaaagaaaaaaagaatctattttgtaagttattattattaattagtaaTTGAATTGTATTGATGTTTAAATGGTGAAGTGCGAGACAGTATTCTTACACTTGTGTACAATTATTTTGTTGCTTTTACCATGTGTATCTGATCCATCTGCAACTGTGAGGTGCCATTCATGTCTGTCCACCGGAAATACCAACCTCGATCATCGCCTCACGAGTAACATGTTCCTAACTCAAACCCTAACAAAGAATGTTGGAGACTAAACTTtacatttcttttcttttggcACAGCCGTAGATGTGAAACCAGAGGAAGCATTTTGGTATATTCCAGAGTCTGTCTATTGAATCAAACGAACAGGATAGAGAAAAACAAGAACATAGAAAAACATCCTTTATTCTTTAAATCTGCATCATAGAACCTTTTTCTGACATAAAAAGATTAGTTAGAGTGTTACATTGAGATGAGTCATAGTGGTGTGTAAAAAGAAACGGCAGAGAAAATGGGATGTGAAAGGGGGTGTAATAAATTGAGTATGAAAAATTTAGGATCCCTAATTTGAAGGGGCATGGTAGCTAGCTAGTTGCCAAAGATTTTTCCTAGGTGACATGACATGGTGAGAGAATATGTGCCAAAAGTGCCAATATACAAAATAAGGTTCCTAATGCACATGATATTAGGGACCAAATGATGCATGTGATAGTTCAAAGTTTCCTTCCACTGTCATCCAAAGCCTCAACAAAACAAGTTAACGTATGGATGCCGAGACTCCACGATTAGCCACTGCCATTCCCCTTTAAAGAAGGTCACACCCAACTTCATTCCTCTCTAATCCTTAACAAGCTCAAGGTCACATCAATGCAACTAGGGGTATCACCTATACTTTTTTCTTTCTAGTCATAGGTTTCTTCCACtccatttcattaaaaaaactaaCGTGCTTCTAACATATAATTAGaaattgaatataaattttttactaaCAATGTCGCATTCTTCTACTAAGgttctcttttattattttctttaatccCCTTCAGTTTCTCGATTTAATGATTGTAACAGGTGACAAAATATCTACAGATGACGAAGTACCTATAAATATATTCTGACACTGTAGTTATTTCTTAGGTTTGCAAGTGTTAATTTAGAttcatatgtttcttttcttgGATGTCTccctatttatatattttatttggatCTTTGTTaatatgaatttgtatgttAGAAAGAACTTTCTTGTTTTTTAATCatactttaaatataatttgacGGTATTATTATAGATAGATTTTGTAAGACGTGTGGAGATGTGGAGGAATTGGACAAAGTTGTAATAGAAAGTAGAAATATGATTGTTGTAAGATGTATAGTATGTAAGAAGTATAtgaagttaatattttatatatagttGGAAGATGAAGATATGTAGGTGACATAAGAATTGTTTAATAAAGGAAGAGAGTAGGGCCATATTTGCAATTTAGAACGCGTTGATAACATGATGGTCTGAGAGGAGTGGGAAGGCAATCACATGGGTGATACTAAGTGATGAAGTCAGTCGACGTTACTGTTTTGGGGTCCCTCCTTCCTTTTGATAGTTACCAGGCATTGGTACTAAATCCGTACACCACCACTTGTTTTAGGTTTCCTCTTGAACGAGGAGGTACGTGCAGCAATTCTTTTTTCAATTCCCTCTTTGATTTATTACCAGTTTAAGAACCCATGCACTTTTCATATCCCTCTAAGCCCCAACCCATCACCAAGATTCCTACCCATGTTGCTCTAACTCACATTCTTCTCCCAATCAAAAACTcaattatcatcatcatcatcatcaatgcTTTTCACCATTGAACAAACACTTCCATCACCAACATCCATGGATTTTCCAATTCATCTCACTCTTATTGGATAGGGATTTTCTTCTAATACCCACTCTCATTAGAGCCTCACGTCACACTTATAATATGCTCCAATTCTAACACTATTTTATTACCATAACCATTGTCAACACAACATCACAAGGAAAACGACTACCtcactctttttttatttacataacaTTCGTCACCATTTTACAATTATGGTTTTGTACTATCTCCATCATGCCTTTCAATTTTGTTAGTGTTTTTTTCGTGGAAACTTGTTGAATCAAGCAAAACTGCTATAAAAGTGAAgttctttctttatatagaacTTTAATCCAAAATCAATAATCTTGAGACATATAACCCAAAGGCTCAATGATTTTGCTTGTATTTTTTGAGACTGGTACGTATTGATTAAAAGGGCTTAAAAGTTGAAAAGAAAGTAATtgcaataaaattaaatatggtGTGGATGATTTGATGTCATTATATGGTGATTGGGATCCGCATACCCCATGGCATGACTAACTTTTCtttccattttctttttctgGCGTCTGCAATGCTAATCACACTTTGTAATTTTGCTGTCAACGAATAATATGCTTTCGGGACATTCTAGGAACAGGAAAAGccaaataaataaacaaaacaaaacaaaatagaaacGCTGAgcctaaaataaatattaataaagaaaaaaaaaagaaacaagcaCCACTGAAGGACGATGTCCAATATAACTACTAACTATAATAACTAACTAACATTAGGACATTCTGAACTATGAAGCACTGATCTTCTTCCAATCCTAAATGGAAAATGAaacaagagagagagagagaaagagtggATGATAAAAGTAAACCAAATTCTATTCAGAaacagagagaaagagagggaAGGTCAAACTAGCCATGCCATCACCAAAAATCTCTCTTTTCCCACTTTCCTTGCAACTGGTTGGTCTCGAGAACTTTGTCACTCCCATCTCTTCCTCCACGTTCTCAACACACTCCTCCTCTGCCTCGCTATCCTCTGCACCGCACTCTTCTATGCTTTTCTCATTTTCATCTTCGTTCTCTTCAACAACTTCCTCAATATCACAAACTTCATCTTCACTGTCGGAAAAGCTCTCAAACAAACGCAGTGTAAGCCTACCATCTTTGTGCTCAGCCCGAAAATAAGGGCAAGGAAAAGGAGAAGCTATAGCTTCCAATATCAGCCTTCCTCCTTCGCGACGAGGCCGCACTTTAACGCCACCCAAATCAGTGATTGAGGTAAGTGGCGGTGGAAAGTTTAAAGCGCGGTTCACTCTTCTGGACTCGTAACTTGCAACGGTAGTTGTGACATCAGTAGTAGTAAAATGAGTAGTACTATTTCTGGTGAAACATGTGGTGGCCTCAAAAGAGAACAAGGAGATGTCATCGGTGCTGTCGCCGGCATTGCTACCGGTCTCGCTGCCAAGGCTTTCCGTGCACATTTCCAAGCTTTTCTCACTGAGAAATGAGGAGGAGCGTTTAACTGTGGGGTGAACGTAGACAGATTCCTCTGTTTTGTTGTGACAGTCAGTGGATTGTGAGGGAATTTGAAGGACACTCCAGCCGCTACCCTCCTTGGATTCTGTGGGAGTGTTGTGACATTCATGGTTGGTGATCGGTTCTTCAAGGGAGCCAGAGAGAGATGAAAGCGAAACTGAGTTTGTGTTGGTGTTGTTGTCAGTGGTGGGAGAGGGTTGAGGAAAATTGGAGCCCTCTTGTAGTGCGAGTTTGAGACTGAGTACACGTGGCTCCATCTCGCAGGGTTCGAGACAAGATTGCAACCCTTGGCAGACACTAGAAGGCATTTGTGCAAGTGTCAACACTGAAcagtgaaaatgtaaaaaaacagAGGAAAGGAAGAGGCGAAAACAGGGGAAATGGGAGTTTGTTTAAAAATGGTAAGGTGAGTGGGCATTTTAGTAGAAATTTGGAAGAAGGATTGTTAGAGGAAAAGGCATGGTTACTGGGTTTCTGAATGAATTGAAAGTGAGTTGGTCCCTTTGGaaagagagaagagaagaatgataatgaagaagaagatgaagatgaaggagaagtgAAAAGAGTGGGTCTGAATATATAGTTGGCAACGGCAAAGCTACTCGCAACTTTATTTGGTTAGTGCGGATAGGGTCCTATTCCCGAACTATAGGGAAGTGATGCTAAacaaatcactttttttttctctcaaagaATATTACTGGTATATAAGTTTGGTAAtgttaaatttacattttattttttattttttagtaagtttaatgtaaataagaaaataagtaTAAGTAACATTTAAATTTAGATAAGATTATGCCGTGGAATTTCATCACACAAAAATTAACAGAATCGGAAATAATAAGAAAACGAAACTGCCATATAAATAGTACATACAGTAAGATTTTTTCTTTAAAGTATCGAGATACACAAACATTTAGTTTGATTACATtagaatatattaaattaaatattattttataaattaaaaaattattaatatttaaagtcatttttattttaataaaaagttataaattagtatgtcaattttaaaactagtttataattttttattaattatttattaataacaaaaatattttaaatattaataattttttgtctataaaataatatattaatataatacttttttttcaaaactattttttatttaacaatttttagtagtgtattaataaattataatctaCATTTAGATGCAAATTTGATTATacacaaattataaaaacaattttaacatatataactttttttaatatttagaaatcaaaattataaaaaaagacaatttttttcCTACAAAAATTAGATGGTATAGGTTATGATTGACAGGAATAACTATAAAAGTTTGTTTGATTGTGAAAATATATTAAcggaaatatttatataaatttcttaaaatcaaatagtaataattattaaatagaaattaattttatagaataaaataattaatcactgtATTAACTagattaaagattattttataaactaaaaattattgatatttaaagtaatttttatcattaataaaaatttataaaataatttttagattgaTACTTGCTATTAcgtttttaattactaattacttatgttttaaattaatctttattagtattttaaaaattaatttaaaatttaaaatattaataatgaaaattttgataattaatttatatatcattttaaaattattttataatattttattaataatagaaaatacatttaatactaataatttctTAGTgtctaaattagtatataatttagtcaatataataactaattttataaatttaattattatttaatatttgttaaatagtctaaaaaaataatataatattttttaaataaattattttaacttaaaaaatacatattctACTTTAGATAAAGATTATAATCGATATAgagttataataattataattttacaaaaaCAATCTTGAGCAagcaataatataatttaaagttAGAAGCACTCataaataaacattaaaaagaaaagttgCATTATTAAcactttaaagttttttttctctaaaagtCCTACATGTTTATCTatcttaacttttttattttcttcgtaggtaatgatatttttttcctCTAAGTATATGCAACATATAACTATCTTTGTGTATATTTAAGTTtgtaaagtaataataaaaaattgctTTTTTGGTTTCAAAATTTTCTAATGTTCCCTACCATAATGAATCACATCTAATGATATAGTAGCGGGACTAATAGCTATAAGATTACCTACTGcactaaaatcaaatattatattatttaaaatataaatccaTTAAATTTAAGATATATGAACAATATAAATTACTTACCTTTCATCATAATAATCCATTATGAGTTGTTTtaatttatgtgttttttatCTAATGTATTTCACCACTTAACATCTTTTGATGAGTAAAAAATGTCAGAATATTAATTTAGTTGAAAAACAGGAactaaaaaatgtaattaagaattgaaaaatacagatttattatgttttttttatgtcattGTCTACTTATGAtgcaatgaaataaaaaaagtcCCTAGGATAAACAACCAAAAGTTACAAGTGATGTttgtataatttaaactttcgttaaaataataattgaacaCAATAATACAAAcgtttatttattaataaaagtgCCAAGGTAAACATCTTTTTATATGAATCAATTTGTACTATCCAAAAAATAGATAGAAATTATGTTGAACAACCCTGATCTTCATACCGATCGAGAGGCTCATTAAAGTCCGTCCAGATCACGCTATAAATGCTAAACACAATATTCATGATTACACTATAAGTACTGATGTAATATTCCTGATTACGGTATAAATATTTCCTGATTATATCACATAAATACCCTAATTTATTTGCCTAATATCCcttattatattacataaatacTTCGATTATATTAGATGATATTCAGATTTTATGTAAGGTTATCATAATATGACACATTGATGCCTGGAGGAAAACACTCTCACTTATTTAagtattttatcattattaaattttgacttaattgtatttaaaaatGGTAAGAAACATAGCTTTGCTAGTAGGTTAGTTTTATCCAATTAAAAACAAGTTTCaccaatttaaatataattatatgaaGTTCAACAAAATTTTATCAAGTTAAAATTACTTAAAAGTACTCTTTTAgtgattttaataaattaaaatcgagcgaacttcattcttaaaagtacttaagtgattttaatagactaaaataaatatttaattgattaaaatgttCTAACTTGCAAACCCAGTAAAATTAAgaacaatttaattaattaaaaaaagttttaattaaCTAATATTAACCtgacatttaaaaaatgttcaaacacttaaaaatattttaataaaaattagtcAAGATTAAATAATGAAAACTTACTTACAACACATAAAACACCAAAATTACAACTCAAATACAAGAATAACTACAAGATCAACtcttaaaaaaaatgcatattCAAATAAAAGTGTTTGGAGTATCAAATCTTATCAAACTCCCTTGAATCTCCAATGTCAATAGACGAAGACAAGATATAAAGGAAAAATAGAAGTGGAAGATGTCAGTTCATATGAGGTAACCTAGTTTTATGGACAAGTAAGAATGAATGACCAATTGTGTTATCTACTATTCAACTTGAGTATATATGAATTATTAGTTGTTGTTCACAACTTCTATGGATGAAGAACCAACTAAAAAGCTACAACGTAACATTCCTATCTTATGTGATAACAATGATGTCATTAGTCTATATAAGAATCTCATTCTATATTCTAGAAtgaaacatattgaaattaaacATAACTTTATTAAATACAATGTTCAAAAAAGGATTGTGGATTAATTTGTATCGACAAAAAATCActtagttgattttttttataaaagctctAGTATAAGGAAAACTATACGTTTGTAAACATTATTGGGCATGAAACTTATTAAAGAAGGATTAATCAAGATATTCCTTGATGTAGGATTATCATGCATCAGTTCATCATATGAACTCTTTAAAGATTACATGAAAATTAGACGGTATAAGTACATCACATGTATAACATGAGCCTCTTATATCAAAAGGTGAAAAGTATGTGTTTGTTAAGTTAGTGTTTTAAACTCCTTGGTCCCCAATGTCTTTCAACTAAAATTCATGCACCAATAATTTTCCCTCCAACACATAAAAAGGAAATTTGTTCATAAACTCCTTATCATTGCATTAAATCGCAAAAGAAAACCTTGAGTGTAATCATTATCTACAACTTTTCAAGAACTAACTTTTCTTTCAAGAACTTGTCTCTCTGCATCCATAGTCGAAGAGCATATTATGTTGAGCATCCTGAAATGCTCAAAACAAGAGTCCATCCAAATCAATATTGAGTACTTTATCAATGTCGATGAGTTGTACTAGAGGCATCTTTAGACAACCCTTATTAGATAATCTAGTGTGTTTGTGAAAAAGTATTATACTTTCTTCAACTCCCTTTTATATAATCTACATGTAGCTTAAGTTGATATTAGAGTCAAGGTTGAGTTTAATTCTTAGTGAAGCAATCACTAAAGAGATATTCTTGTATGTTGCGTCAATTATTCTATGACAAATGTCAATATATTAAGTTGCAATCAAATTATGATACTTGATTTGTTACACTCTTAAGAGAAAGAGTTGAACCTTAATTAGTAATTACGACTTTCTAGCCCAGTAGTAAGCTATTGATCCAGCATCTTCcattttattctctaaaaatTTCCGTTAATATTAGATGGATTTTGTTGGAAAAATTGTAAAAAGAGTTCAACTCCATTTGTGTAATCTAGTTTccaataatataatacaaaaaatactTATATCATACATATCCATATGACTTTTTAGGAAAAGTGTCATTATGTACTATTCAAAAAGACATTTTTTACTCATaataattgtttataattttcaaaaaatttcaacaaCATATTAATCTCTAAATTCATCACATGAAAGaaattagattaaattcacCACAATCAAACATGcatcaaaagaaaataataagaaaaatatacctaaatcaaaatttcattaaaatgtAAGACAAAACTTAATACCATagaaattaagtaaaaaaaaaactaatttttcaaatattgaATTAAACAATTCAAGATTTAATACAATAGTTAATACTATATTAATTGACTGATGTATTAAATCTCTAATTTTTAGAGTTCATCCACC from Phaseolus vulgaris cultivar G19833 chromosome 1, P. vulgaris v2.0, whole genome shotgun sequence carries:
- the LOC137816183 gene encoding protein FANTASTIC FOUR 2-like, whose product is MPSSVCQGLQSCLEPCEMEPRVLSLKLALQEGSNFPQPSPTTDNNTNTNSVSLSSLSGSLEEPITNHECHNTPTESKEGSGWSVLQIPSQSTDCHNKTEESVYVHPTVKRSSSFLSEKSLEMCTESLGSETGSNAGDSTDDISLFSFEATTCFTRNSTTHFTTTDVTTTVASYESRRVNRALNFPPPLTSITDLGGVKVRPRREGGRLILEAIASPFPCPYFRAEHKDGRLTLRLFESFSDSEDEVCDIEEVVEENEDENEKSIEECGAEDSEAEEECVENVEEEMGVTKFSRPTSCKESGKREIFGDGMASLTFPLFLSVSE